The following proteins are co-located in the Carassius gibelio isolate Cgi1373 ecotype wild population from Czech Republic chromosome A9, carGib1.2-hapl.c, whole genome shotgun sequence genome:
- the LOC128019533 gene encoding unconventional myosin-Ib isoform X1, translating to MEVKTSLLDNMIGVGDMVLIEPLSEDAFIENLKKRFDHNEIYTYIGSVVISMNPYKSLPIYTAEKVEEYRNRNFYELSPHIYALADESYRSLRDQDKDQCILITGESGAGKTEASKFVMSYVAAVCGKGQEVNKVKEQLLQSNPVLEAFGNAKTVRNDNSSRFGKYMDIEFDFKGDPLGGVISNYLLEKSRVVKQPRGERNFHIFYQLLSGASDDTLKKLKLDRDFSKYNYLSLDSATVNGLDDAGSFRTVRNAMQIVGFMEDEVQSILELVAAVLKLGNIEFKPESRCNGYDESRVKDKNDLKEMCELLGIDQSVLERAFSYRTVEAKMEKMSTTLNVAQAYYARDALAKNLYSRLFSWLVNRINESIKAQTKTHKKVMGVLDIYGFEIFEDNSFEQFIINYCNEKLQQIFIELTLREEQEEYVREGIEWTNIEYFNNAIICDLIENNKNGILAMLDEECLRPGTVTDETFLDKLNTVCAEHQHFESRQSKNSKFLTDHSLPHNCFRIQHYAGKVLYRVEGFVDKNNDLLYRDLSQAMYKAKHGLIKVLFPEGNPAKVNLKRPPTAGFQFKASVGTLMKNLLTKNPNYIRCIKPNDKKAAHIFTDSLVCHQVRYLGLMENVRVRRAGYAFRQAYEPCLERYKMLCKQTWPHWKGPARKGVEVLLTDLQVPAEEFAYGRSKIFIRNPRMLFSLEEKRRQCLENLATLIQKIYRGWKCRTHFLLMKKSQVVVAAWYRRFAQQKKYQNIRSSALVFQSFIRGWKARKLLRELKHKKRCEKAVSTISAYWHGTQARWELRRLKEEAQNKHAVSVIWAAWLGTKARKELRRLKHEARSKQAVSVIWACWQGTKARRELKRLKEEARRKHSVAVIWAYWLGLKVRREYRKFFRADAGKKIYAFTIQRIMQKYFLGLKKTMPSMSPVDKSWPARPYGFLDRTHQELRRIFHLWRCKKYRSQFTEEKKATYKEKLAASELFKDKKALYPSSVGQPFKGDYVEITKNPKYQKLNSFVEDKVLLADMVSKINRANGKGAPRVFLLTKKSLFLADLKTGQVKASVPLPDLSSVSVSTQNDGFFALKIKEGSTSAAKGDFLLSSDRLIEIITKLHCIGATSADKKQLKVDISDEFLVQFKQDKVCVKFIQGTPKNGNGVACKRKNNRLLEVSVPSP from the exons AGGCCAGTAAGTTTGTGATGTCGTATGTGGCGGCGGTGTGTGGGAAGGGCCAGGAAGTGAACAAAGTGAAGGAGCAGCTGCTTCAGTCCAATCCCGTGCTTGAGG CTTTTGGGAACGCCAAAACCGTGAGGAATGACAACTCGTCTCGATTT GGGAAGTACATGGATATCGAGTTTGACTTCAAAGGAGACCCCCTTGGTGGAGTCATCAGTAATT ATCTCTTGGAGAAATCTCGTGTGGTAAAGCAGCCCAGGGGTGAGAGAAATTTCCACATCTTCTACCAGCTGCTTTCTGGAGCATCAGATGACACGCTCA AAAAGCTGAAGCTGGACAGAGACTTCAGTAAATACAACTACCTGAGCCTGGATTCAGCAACAGTCAATGGATTGGACGATGCTGGCAGTTTCAGAACAGTCAGA AATGCCATGCAAATTGTGGGCTTCATGGAGGATGAGGTTCAGTCAATATTGGAGCTGGTGGCTGCTGTTCTCAAACTGGGAAATATCGAGTTTAAACCAGAGTCTCGTTGCAACGGCTACGATGAGAGTCGAGTCAAGGACAAGAACG ACCTGAAGGAGATGTGTGAGCTGCTGGGCATCGATCAGTCTGTGCTGGAGAGAGCATTCAGCTACCGGACCGTGGAGGCCAAGATGGAGAAGATGTCCACCACGCTCAACGTGGCTCAG GCCTATTATGCTCGTGATGCTCTTGCCAAAAACCTTTACAGCCGACTGTTCAGCTGGCTGGTGAACCGAATCAATGAAAGCATCAAG GCTCAAACCAAAACGCACAAGAAAGTTATGGGAGTCCTGGATATTTACGGTTTTGAAATCTTTGAG GACAACAGTTTTGAACAGTTCATCATCAACTACTGCAATGAGAAGCTCCAGCAAATCTTCATCGAGCTTACTCTCCGCGAGGAGCAGGAGGAGTATGTCCGTGAG GGTATTGAGTGGACCAACATTGAGTATTTCAACAACGCCATCATATGTGACCTCATCGAGAAT AACAAGAATGGGATTTTGGCCATGTTGGATGAGGAGTGTTTAAGGCCAGGCACAGTGACAGATGAGACTTTCTTGGACAAGTTGAACACAGTGTGTGCTGAACACCAGCACTTTGAGAGCAGACAGAGCAAAAACTCCAAGTTCCTCACAGACCACAGCCTACCACACAACTGCTTCCGCATCCAGCACTACGCTGGCAAG GTGCTGTATCGGGTGGAGGGATTCGTGGACAAAAACAATGACCTCCTCTACAGGGATCTATCCCAGGCCATGTACAAAGCCAAACACGGCCTGATAAAGGTTCTCTTTCCTGAGGGGAACCCAGCTAAAGTGAACCTCAAGCGGCCCCCCACAGCTGGATTCCAGTTCAAAGCCTCAGTGGGAACGCTCATGAAGAACCTGCTGACCAAGAACCCCAACTATATCAG GTGCATCAAACCCAATGACAAGAAAGCAGCCCACATTTTTACAGACTCGCTAGTGTGTCACCAGGTGCGCTACCTGGGTCTGATGGAGAATGTGCGTGTACGAAGGGCTGGTTATGCTTTCCGCCAGGCATACGAGCCCTGTCTGGAGCGCTACAAGATGCTCTGTAAGCAGACCTGGCCCCACTGGAAGGGCCCAGCCAG GAAGGGTGTTGAGGTTCTCCTGACAGATCTGCAGGTTCCTGCTGAGGAGTTTGCCTATGGACGTTCAAAGATCTTCATCAGAAACCCAAGAATG CTCTTCTCCTTGGAAGAGAAGAGGAGGCAGTGCCTAGAGAATTTGGCAACGCTCATCCAGAAGATCTACCGTGGCTGGAAGTGCCGCACTCACTTCCTCTTGATGAAGAAGAGCCAGGTGGTGGTGGCCGCCTGGTACCGAAGATTTGCG CAACAAAAGAAGTACCAGAACATCAGGTCCTCTGCCTTAGTGTTTCAGTCATTCATCCGAGGATGGAAG GCCCGTAAGCTTCTGCGTGAGCTGAAACACAAGAAGCGCTGTGAAAAGGCCGTCTCAACTATTTCAGCATACTGGCATGGAACTCAG GCTCGCTGGGAACTGCGGCGTCTTAAGGAGGAGGCACAGAATAAACACGCCGTGTCTGTCATTTGGGCAGCTTGGCTTGGAACTAAG GCTCGGAAAGAACTGCGGCGCTTAAAACATGAAGCTCGCAGTAAACAGGCCGTGTCTGTCATATGGGCCTGCTGGCAAGGAACTAAG GCACGTAGAGAACTGAAACGCTTGAAGGAGGAAGCCAGGCGTAAGCACTCGGTCGCTGTCATTTGGGCCTACTGGTTGGGACTAAAG GTCCGTCGGGAATACAGGAAGTTCTTCAGAGCTGATGCTGGCAAGAAAATCTATGCCTTCACCATCCAGAGAATT ATGCAGAAGTACTTCCTGGGCTTGAAGAAGACGATGCCTTCCATGTCACCAGTTGATAAGAGCTGGCCAGCTCGCCCCTACGGTTTCCTGGACAGGACACATCAAGAGCTCAGGAGAATTTTCCATCTGTGGAGG TGTAAGAAATACCGCAGCCAGTTCACAGAAGAGAAGAAGGCTACCTACAAGGAGAAGCTTGCGGCTAGTGAGCTCTTTAAAGATAAGAAGGCCTTGTATCCTAGCAG TGTGGGGCAACCTTTCAAAGGAGACTATGTGGAGATAACAAAAAACCCAAAGTACCAGAAGCTGAACAGCTTTGTTGAGGATAAAGTTCTGCTTGCAGACATGGTCAGCAAAATCAACCGTGCCAATGGCAAG GGAGCTCCAAGAGTTTTCCTCCTGACCAAGAAGAGCTTGTTTCTAGCCGATCTGAAGACGGGCCAGGTGAAGGCCAGCGTTCCCCTGCCGGACCTCAGCAGTGTTTCTGTCAGCACACAGAATGATGGCTTTTTCGCCCTCAAGATCAAAGAG GGATCTACGTCTGCAGCCAAAGGGGACTTCTTGCTGAGCAGTGATCGACTGATTGAGATTATCACCAAACTTCATTGCATTGGTGCTACTTCAGCTGACAAAAAACAGTTAAAAGTCGATATTTCAGACGA GTTCTTAGTGCAGTTCAAGCAGGACAAAGTGTGTGTAAAATTCATCCAGGGAACACCAAAGAACGGCAACGGTGTCGCCTGCAAGCGTAAAAACAACCGTCTTCTGGAAGTGTCCGTTCCATCACCGTAA
- the LOC128019533 gene encoding unconventional myosin-Ib isoform X2 — MEVKTSLLDNMIGVGDMVLIEPLSEDAFIENLKKRFDHNEIYTYIGSVVISMNPYKSLPIYTAEKVEEYRNRNFYELSPHIYALADESYRSLRDQDKDQCILITGESGAGKTEASKFVMSYVAAVCGKGQEVNKVKEQLLQSNPVLEAFGNAKTVRNDNSSRFGKYMDIEFDFKGDPLGGVISNYLLEKSRVVKQPRGERNFHIFYQLLSGASDDTLKKLKLDRDFSKYNYLSLDSATVNGLDDAGSFRTVRNAMQIVGFMEDEVQSILELVAAVLKLGNIEFKPESRCNGYDESRVKDKNDLKEMCELLGIDQSVLERAFSYRTVEAKMEKMSTTLNVAQAYYARDALAKNLYSRLFSWLVNRINESIKAQTKTHKKVMGVLDIYGFEIFEDNSFEQFIINYCNEKLQQIFIELTLREEQEEYVREGIEWTNIEYFNNAIICDLIENNKNGILAMLDEECLRPGTVTDETFLDKLNTVCAEHQHFESRQSKNSKFLTDHSLPHNCFRIQHYAGKVLYRVEGFVDKNNDLLYRDLSQAMYKAKHGLIKVLFPEGNPAKVNLKRPPTAGFQFKASVGTLMKNLLTKNPNYIRCIKPNDKKAAHIFTDSLVCHQVRYLGLMENVRVRRAGYAFRQAYEPCLERYKMLCKQTWPHWKGPARKGVEVLLTDLQVPAEEFAYGRSKIFIRNPRMLFSLEEKRRQCLENLATLIQKIYRGWKCRTHFLLMKKSQVVVAAWYRRFAQQKKYQNIRSSALVFQSFIRGWKARKLLRELKHKKRCEKAVSTISAYWHGTQARWELRRLKEEAQNKHAVSVIWAAWLGTKARRELKRLKEEARRKHSVAVIWAYWLGLKVRREYRKFFRADAGKKIYAFTIQRIMQKYFLGLKKTMPSMSPVDKSWPARPYGFLDRTHQELRRIFHLWRCKKYRSQFTEEKKATYKEKLAASELFKDKKALYPSSVGQPFKGDYVEITKNPKYQKLNSFVEDKVLLADMVSKINRANGKGAPRVFLLTKKSLFLADLKTGQVKASVPLPDLSSVSVSTQNDGFFALKIKEGSTSAAKGDFLLSSDRLIEIITKLHCIGATSADKKQLKVDISDEFLVQFKQDKVCVKFIQGTPKNGNGVACKRKNNRLLEVSVPSP, encoded by the exons AGGCCAGTAAGTTTGTGATGTCGTATGTGGCGGCGGTGTGTGGGAAGGGCCAGGAAGTGAACAAAGTGAAGGAGCAGCTGCTTCAGTCCAATCCCGTGCTTGAGG CTTTTGGGAACGCCAAAACCGTGAGGAATGACAACTCGTCTCGATTT GGGAAGTACATGGATATCGAGTTTGACTTCAAAGGAGACCCCCTTGGTGGAGTCATCAGTAATT ATCTCTTGGAGAAATCTCGTGTGGTAAAGCAGCCCAGGGGTGAGAGAAATTTCCACATCTTCTACCAGCTGCTTTCTGGAGCATCAGATGACACGCTCA AAAAGCTGAAGCTGGACAGAGACTTCAGTAAATACAACTACCTGAGCCTGGATTCAGCAACAGTCAATGGATTGGACGATGCTGGCAGTTTCAGAACAGTCAGA AATGCCATGCAAATTGTGGGCTTCATGGAGGATGAGGTTCAGTCAATATTGGAGCTGGTGGCTGCTGTTCTCAAACTGGGAAATATCGAGTTTAAACCAGAGTCTCGTTGCAACGGCTACGATGAGAGTCGAGTCAAGGACAAGAACG ACCTGAAGGAGATGTGTGAGCTGCTGGGCATCGATCAGTCTGTGCTGGAGAGAGCATTCAGCTACCGGACCGTGGAGGCCAAGATGGAGAAGATGTCCACCACGCTCAACGTGGCTCAG GCCTATTATGCTCGTGATGCTCTTGCCAAAAACCTTTACAGCCGACTGTTCAGCTGGCTGGTGAACCGAATCAATGAAAGCATCAAG GCTCAAACCAAAACGCACAAGAAAGTTATGGGAGTCCTGGATATTTACGGTTTTGAAATCTTTGAG GACAACAGTTTTGAACAGTTCATCATCAACTACTGCAATGAGAAGCTCCAGCAAATCTTCATCGAGCTTACTCTCCGCGAGGAGCAGGAGGAGTATGTCCGTGAG GGTATTGAGTGGACCAACATTGAGTATTTCAACAACGCCATCATATGTGACCTCATCGAGAAT AACAAGAATGGGATTTTGGCCATGTTGGATGAGGAGTGTTTAAGGCCAGGCACAGTGACAGATGAGACTTTCTTGGACAAGTTGAACACAGTGTGTGCTGAACACCAGCACTTTGAGAGCAGACAGAGCAAAAACTCCAAGTTCCTCACAGACCACAGCCTACCACACAACTGCTTCCGCATCCAGCACTACGCTGGCAAG GTGCTGTATCGGGTGGAGGGATTCGTGGACAAAAACAATGACCTCCTCTACAGGGATCTATCCCAGGCCATGTACAAAGCCAAACACGGCCTGATAAAGGTTCTCTTTCCTGAGGGGAACCCAGCTAAAGTGAACCTCAAGCGGCCCCCCACAGCTGGATTCCAGTTCAAAGCCTCAGTGGGAACGCTCATGAAGAACCTGCTGACCAAGAACCCCAACTATATCAG GTGCATCAAACCCAATGACAAGAAAGCAGCCCACATTTTTACAGACTCGCTAGTGTGTCACCAGGTGCGCTACCTGGGTCTGATGGAGAATGTGCGTGTACGAAGGGCTGGTTATGCTTTCCGCCAGGCATACGAGCCCTGTCTGGAGCGCTACAAGATGCTCTGTAAGCAGACCTGGCCCCACTGGAAGGGCCCAGCCAG GAAGGGTGTTGAGGTTCTCCTGACAGATCTGCAGGTTCCTGCTGAGGAGTTTGCCTATGGACGTTCAAAGATCTTCATCAGAAACCCAAGAATG CTCTTCTCCTTGGAAGAGAAGAGGAGGCAGTGCCTAGAGAATTTGGCAACGCTCATCCAGAAGATCTACCGTGGCTGGAAGTGCCGCACTCACTTCCTCTTGATGAAGAAGAGCCAGGTGGTGGTGGCCGCCTGGTACCGAAGATTTGCG CAACAAAAGAAGTACCAGAACATCAGGTCCTCTGCCTTAGTGTTTCAGTCATTCATCCGAGGATGGAAG GCCCGTAAGCTTCTGCGTGAGCTGAAACACAAGAAGCGCTGTGAAAAGGCCGTCTCAACTATTTCAGCATACTGGCATGGAACTCAG GCTCGCTGGGAACTGCGGCGTCTTAAGGAGGAGGCACAGAATAAACACGCCGTGTCTGTCATTTGGGCAGCTTGGCTTGGAACTAAG GCACGTAGAGAACTGAAACGCTTGAAGGAGGAAGCCAGGCGTAAGCACTCGGTCGCTGTCATTTGGGCCTACTGGTTGGGACTAAAG GTCCGTCGGGAATACAGGAAGTTCTTCAGAGCTGATGCTGGCAAGAAAATCTATGCCTTCACCATCCAGAGAATT ATGCAGAAGTACTTCCTGGGCTTGAAGAAGACGATGCCTTCCATGTCACCAGTTGATAAGAGCTGGCCAGCTCGCCCCTACGGTTTCCTGGACAGGACACATCAAGAGCTCAGGAGAATTTTCCATCTGTGGAGG TGTAAGAAATACCGCAGCCAGTTCACAGAAGAGAAGAAGGCTACCTACAAGGAGAAGCTTGCGGCTAGTGAGCTCTTTAAAGATAAGAAGGCCTTGTATCCTAGCAG TGTGGGGCAACCTTTCAAAGGAGACTATGTGGAGATAACAAAAAACCCAAAGTACCAGAAGCTGAACAGCTTTGTTGAGGATAAAGTTCTGCTTGCAGACATGGTCAGCAAAATCAACCGTGCCAATGGCAAG GGAGCTCCAAGAGTTTTCCTCCTGACCAAGAAGAGCTTGTTTCTAGCCGATCTGAAGACGGGCCAGGTGAAGGCCAGCGTTCCCCTGCCGGACCTCAGCAGTGTTTCTGTCAGCACACAGAATGATGGCTTTTTCGCCCTCAAGATCAAAGAG GGATCTACGTCTGCAGCCAAAGGGGACTTCTTGCTGAGCAGTGATCGACTGATTGAGATTATCACCAAACTTCATTGCATTGGTGCTACTTCAGCTGACAAAAAACAGTTAAAAGTCGATATTTCAGACGA GTTCTTAGTGCAGTTCAAGCAGGACAAAGTGTGTGTAAAATTCATCCAGGGAACACCAAAGAACGGCAACGGTGTCGCCTGCAAGCGTAAAAACAACCGTCTTCTGGAAGTGTCCGTTCCATCACCGTAA